The Streptomyces sp. NBC_00102 genome segment GGCGACGTACCGCTCGAAGCCCTCGGTGTAGTCGGTGACGCGGCCCACGCCGGCGCCGGTGGGGCGGGCCCAGGGCGCGCCGGTGCGGTGCTGGTCGTAGACGGTCTCGATGCGGTCCTCCAGCTCGTCGGCGAGCTTGTGGCCGCCGCGCGCGAAGAACTTGATGCCGTTGTCGGGCATGGCGTTGTGGCTGGCGGAGAGCATCACGCCGATGTCGGCGCCGAGCACGCCGGTGAGGTACGCCACGGCCGGCGTGGGCAGCACACCGACCCGCAGGACGTCGACGCCCGCGCTGGCGAGGCCCGCCACCACAGCCGCTTCGAGGAACTCTCCGGAGGCCCGGGGATCGCGGCCGACCACGGCCGTGGGGCGGTGCCCCTCGAAGGTGCCCGCCTCGGCGAGTACGTGCGCCGCCGCGACCGACAGCCCGAGCGCCAGCTCGGCCGTGAGATCCGCGTTGGCGACCCCGCGCACGCCGTCCGTACCGAAGAGTCGTCCCACTGGTGTCCTCCGAAATGCTCCGACAACCGCAAAAGCACAACAATTAACAACAGGCAAAAGTGTGCAAACCGCAACGCTTCACACCGCGACGGATGCGATGCGCCCGGATGCGCCGATGAACGTCTTATGCCGTTATACGCCCGTGAGAGGCGATAAACGAACGCCCCGACAGCACGGTGTGTGCCGCCGGGGCGAACGTGTGAAGCAGACGAGCAGGCGGGATTTAGCGCTTGCTGTACTGCGGCGCCTTGCGGGCCTTCTTGAGACCGGCCTTCTTGCGCTCGACCGCACGGTCGTCGCGGGAGAGGAAGCCGGCCTTCTTGAGGGTGGCGCGGTTGTTGTCCACGTCAGCCTCGTTCAGCGCACGGGCGACGCCGAGGCGCAGGGCGCCGGCCTGACCCGAGACGCCGCCACCCGAGATGCGGGCGATGACGTCGTAGCGGTTGTCGAGCTCGAGCACCTTGAAGGGCTCGTTGACTTCCTGCTGGTGCACCTTGTTGGGGAAGTAGTCCTCAAGGGTGCGACCGTTGATCTTCCACTTGCCGGTGCCCGGAACGATCCGGACGCGGGCGATGGCGTTCTTGCGACGGCCAAGGCCGGCGGCGGGCTGCGGGTCGCCGAAGCGGCCGGCGAGCGACTCGGAGGTGTACTCACCCTCGACGGGGACCTCGGACTCGAAGGTGGTCACCTCGGCGAAGGTCTCCTCGCCCTCGGTGCCCTCGACGGTCTCAACAGTGGTCTCGGCCACGATTCTCCTCAGATCTTTCTTATGGTCTTAGGGGGAGGCCGGAACTACTGCGCGACCTGGGTGATCTCGAACGGGACCGGCTGCTGCGCAGCGTGCGGGTGCTGGTCGCCCGCGTAGACCTTGAGCTTCGACAGCATCTGCCGACCCAGGGTGTTCTTGGGGATCATGCCCTTGATGGCCTTCTCGACGGCCTTCTCCGGGTTCTTGGAGAGCAGCTCGTCGTAGCGGACCGAGCGGAGACCACCCGGGAAGCCGGAGTGGCGGTACGCCATCTTCTGGGTCTTCTTGTTGCCGGACAGGTGAACCTTGTCGGCGTTGATGATGATGACGAAGTCGCCCATGTCCATGTGGGGGGCATAGATCGCCTTGTGCTTGCCTCGGAGGAGGTTCGCGGCCGTGGTGGCCAGACGACCCAGGACGATGTCCTGAGCGTCGATGACGTGCCACTGGCGCGTCACATCTCCGGGCTTGGGGCTGTACGTACGCACGGTCGTAGCCTTCGCTTCTTCAGTGAGTGGAGTCCTGACAAGGCCACCCGGACGATTCCACCAGCCTTGGCGGCGCTGCGGGGACGCAACCCGAGTGCCTGCCGCTGGTCATCGGCCCGGTGGACCGGCGTAAGGGCCCCTCGCGTGAGAACGACCAAGCCAATACGCATAACAAACCAGAAGACTACCCGGGGCCCCCCGCACGGGTCAAAATGGCCCTCGACCGGCCCCGTCGAACCCCGCGATCGCGGGGCGGACGCGGGCCCGGCCGCCCCCGCGCCGAACGACGGGAACGGCCGGACGAAGACCGGGAACGGCGGGAACGCCGAACGGCCGGAGACGGGCGCGAGCGCCTCGGACGGCTACCGCGCCCGCTCGACCCGCCGCTCGTCCCACACCGGCTCGGTCGTCTCGCGGACCACCCCGTCGGAGCCGAAGACGAGGTACCGGTCGAAGGACTTCGCGAACCAGCGGTCGTGCGTGACGGCCATCACGGTCCCGTCGTACGCCTCCAGGCCGTCCTGGAGCGCCTCGGCGGACTCCAGGTCCAGGTTGTCCGTCGGTTCGTCCAGCAGCAGCGCGGTGGTGCCGGAGAGCTCCAGGAGCAGGATCTGGAAGCGGGCCTGCTGGCCGCCGGAGAGCTTCTCGAAGGGCTGGTCGCCCTGGCGCTCCAGCTCGTACCGGCGCAGCACGCCCATCGCGGCGCCCCGGTCCTTGGCCTGCTCGCTCCAGAGGATCTCGACCAGGGTCTTGCCCAGCAGTTCCGGGTGGGCGTGGGTCTGCGCGAAGTGGCCGGCGACGACCCGGGCGCCGAGCTTGTACTCGCCGGTGTGCGCGACCGGCTCCCCGGCGAGCAGCCGCAGGAAGTGGGACTTCCCGGAGCCGTTGGAGCCGAGGACGGCGACCCGCTCGCCGTAGTAGATCTCCAGGTCGAACGGCTTCATCAGGCCGGTCAGCTCCAGGCCGGTGCAGGTCACCGCCCGCACCCCGGTGCGGCCGCCGCGCAGCCGCATCCGGATGTCCTGCTCGCGGGGCGGCTCGGGCGGCGGGCCGGCGTCCTCGAACTTCTTGAAGCGGGTCTGCATGGCGTGGTAGCGGTTGGCCATGTCGGGGCTGATGGCCGCCTGCTGCCGCAGCCGCAGGGTGAGGGCGCGCAGCCGGGCGTGCTCCTCCTGCCAGCGGCGCAGCAGTTCCTCGAACCGGGCGAACCGGTCCTTGCGGGCCTGGTGGTAGGTGTCGAAGCCGCCGCCGTGCACCCAGACGTCGCTTCCGGCCGGACCGGGTTCGACGCTGACGATCTTCTCGGCGGCCCGGGAGAGCAGCTCGCGGTCGTGGGAGACGAAGAGGACCGTCTTGCGGGTCTCCTTGAGCTTTCCCTCCAGCCAGCGCTTGCCGGGGACGTCGAGGTAGTTGTCCGGCTCGTCGAGGAGCAGCACCTCGTCGGGGCCGCGCAGCAGCGCTTCGAGGACCAGTCGCTTCTGCTCGCCGCCGCTGAGGGTGCGCGCCTCGCGGTACTGCGCCTTGTCGTACGGGACGCCGAGCGCGGCCATGGTGCACATGTCCCAGAGGGTCTCCGCCTCGTAGCCGCGCACCTCCGCCCAGTCGCTGAGGGCCTGCGCGTACTTCATCTGCGCGGCCTCGTCGTCGACGGTGAGGATCAGTTCCTCGGCGGCGTCCACGGCCTTCGCGGCGGTCCGGATCTGCGGGTGCGCCACGGATACCAGCAGGTCGCGGACGGT includes the following:
- the rpsI gene encoding 30S ribosomal protein S9, producing the protein MAETTVETVEGTEGEETFAEVTTFESEVPVEGEYTSESLAGRFGDPQPAAGLGRRKNAIARVRIVPGTGKWKINGRTLEDYFPNKVHQQEVNEPFKVLELDNRYDVIARISGGGVSGQAGALRLGVARALNEADVDNNRATLKKAGFLSRDDRAVERKKAGLKKARKAPQYSKR
- the rplM gene encoding 50S ribosomal protein L13 → MRTYSPKPGDVTRQWHVIDAQDIVLGRLATTAANLLRGKHKAIYAPHMDMGDFVIIINADKVHLSGNKKTQKMAYRHSGFPGGLRSVRYDELLSKNPEKAVEKAIKGMIPKNTLGRQMLSKLKVYAGDQHPHAAQQPVPFEITQVAQ
- a CDS encoding ABC-F family ATP-binding cassette domain-containing protein; this encodes MGHLEAGHLEYYLPDGRVLLGDASFRVADGAVVALVGANGAGKTTLLRLLSGELQPHGGTVSVSGGLGVMGQFVGSVRDGQTVRDLLVSVAHPQIRTAAKAVDAAEELILTVDDEAAQMKYAQALSDWAEVRGYEAETLWDMCTMAALGVPYDKAQYREARTLSGGEQKRLVLEALLRGPDEVLLLDEPDNYLDVPGKRWLEGKLKETRKTVLFVSHDRELLSRAAEKIVSVEPGPAGSDVWVHGGGFDTYHQARKDRFARFEELLRRWQEEHARLRALTLRLRQQAAISPDMANRYHAMQTRFKKFEDAGPPPEPPREQDIRMRLRGGRTGVRAVTCTGLELTGLMKPFDLEIYYGERVAVLGSNGSGKSHFLRLLAGEPVAHTGEYKLGARVVAGHFAQTHAHPELLGKTLVEILWSEQAKDRGAAMGVLRRYELERQGDQPFEKLSGGQQARFQILLLELSGTTALLLDEPTDNLDLESAEALQDGLEAYDGTVMAVTHDRWFAKSFDRYLVFGSDGVVRETTEPVWDERRVERAR